The Zingiber officinale cultivar Zhangliang chromosome 2A, Zo_v1.1, whole genome shotgun sequence genomic sequence aaatttaataattcgtCCTTTGTAGAATCTACTAAACACCTAATATATTCATATGATAGTTCATTGAAATATTAAATTATGTGTCTGTTAAATACTAATTACATTCCCATTTGGTGCCTATCATTCCTCAAACCCTCTTGCTACCTCTGTAGAAATTTTACTtgtataacattaaaaaaaattccggcagagtttTTAATAAAAGTAAAACCATGTCATATCACTTGACtagtcaaattatatttttgttaattttataGATGCCACTAAATGTAATAAATCATTACCGGATCACCAAGTCGAGTGAATAATTAATGGtttttatttaaatatgaaaGAAATATGTTGTAAATATTTATTCAAGGATGATTGTGTTTTTTAGGGGAGAAAGAAATAATGccacataaaaattaaataaaatgaattgAAGGTGGATATAAGaaatatttaagatatttttgataaattaaagattttatattttttttattactgttgtttagtaattaataatttttattggtTATTGCCCAATTAAGTGcataaaaaataagtaaaataattaaaaaaagacATCCTTAATTATTAGAATTGTGAAAAAGATAttctatttaattaaaaaaaattattatgtcaTATTTCTCATACATAATATTCCGATCAAAGGTCAAGGAATGAAATAAATTCCACTGGAATGACACTTAGTTGATTGGAGTATTTGCCATGTAGTGCTTAGTTCTATTTTTCTTGATGGAATGGTCGTCTCACCATAGTTCCAATGAGTGGTAAACTAAAAAGGGACACTCTTAAATAATGTAGATCCGCTGCATTAACGACCCTCGTAGTGTTAGCCCCTCAGATATGAAGGGAGATAAATATAGTATACATGCGTTagacgcatggtggggtaaatccTACGTCGTCTTAACGAAAATTAGAAGGACGGTCGAGTCGAGCTCGACTCGGCCCCATAGAAAAGAAATGAGCCGCAGGCCAAATACTGACAGAGTGGAATTCTCGTCTGGGTAAACGAGTGTACCGAAGGCCTATAATCACTTCAGAGATAACATGACCAGGAAACCATGGGTAAAAATAATTTGACAAAAATGCTATGTTTGCTAACACATGGGAAGCTATCTGTTCGCGTTAAGCAGGAGTATTAGAAGGGCATCCTTCTACCGACATGAGGAGGAGTCCTTAGATCATGTATTCTAGGGTACATCATATTTGGAACGCGAGTAACCACAACATATTTAAGGGGATGAGGTTTGATGCATAGTTGATTTTTAGGAAGATGCATATTTATGTTTACAAGTCGCTCAATGTATACTCCTAATACACGTGAGTGTCATTTTATTATGCACTCATCATACATTACACATTCATAGCATGCATGTAGGTTAGCTCGGTTCATCAAGTATGTTGATCCTATTTGAGAACTGCAAAGATGATGCACTAGTGACGATGGACAGATGTTTGACTGTGCAAGACTTTTTCcttcttggtgaagcttccttgtgaTCCTGCGCATATGCCGATGATCCAACAGAGAGTTAGTGACCAAAACTAGGGAAAAAATCCCTAGAAAGGCCCTCTGACACTCCAGTTAGTATGGTCCTAAATGGAGTAATCAAGAATTGAGAAGTGCTCGCACGAGAATAGAGCTCAAATGATGTAGATAGCGtatcttgccaacggagaggattccccctttttataccacctctcataagcTCCATGATCATGAGATGTTATCATGTGTAGGAGTTTGTTAGTTTGTTGTGTAATGAGTATCCGAGAAATCTTTTATCTATCCActaatgtacctcttttgtcgctTCTGGCTTAGACCTTTGATGAAGCTGTTACAAGGGTATGGTGTCATAAATGGTTGCCTAATAGGAAACAAGATAGCTTCAGAAGGAGGTCCTAAAGGAAAATTCTGCTGCTTGTTTGCTGAATATATCTTGATCGTCTAATAAGGATGGCTATCCTTATGCTTATCCTTGCATTGAGCTGCTCTATTATGTATTGAATGTTGTCATAAATCCGATAAGAGAATCATTTGATATGTTAAGCATGCTAGAAATCTACTTAGGTAACCGTCTGATAAACTGTGTGTACTGAAAATCCTTTGAACAATAAGTATACAACTAAGTTTCTTAATTCCAGTCGACCTTATGACCGACTGTAGATGAAGAGCTTTATAAGGTTAACTACTTCGAATCCGACCGACCTTTTATCCATTCGAACATATATGGAAAGATTTGGGTTGGACATAAATGGAGAGATTTATGATGTTGATTGCTTTAGGCCCCGTCGGTCTTTCATCTGGTCGTGTGCACATAGAGCTTTATGATGCTGAGTGCTTTAGGCCCGGCCATTCTTTTATCCGGTCGAGCACACATAGATATTTATGATGCTGACTGCTTTAGGCGTGATCGATCTTCCATCCAGTCGGGCGCACATAGAGCTTTATGATGCTGAGTGCTTTAGGCCTGACTGGTCTTTCATCTAGTTGCGCTCACATAGAGTTTTATAATGATGAGTGCTTTTGGCCTGACTGGTCTTTCATCTGATAGGGCACACATAGAGCTTTATGATGCTGATCGAGCAAACATTGCGCAAGCTAAATCCAAGAACCTTGATACTAGGTCAAACAACGAGGATAGATGGGGGGGGGGGGTACACTCCTATCCCAACTTTGATTGGCACGTCATCTTAATCTTGACTTCCAAATCATTTCCTGAACCTGCTTATCATCACCCGTATTACTAGCCTTCCTTTCAAGTTTAGTCAAAGGAGGTGTTGCCAACTGATTGGACCCAAGTCCTGTTTTCATCCGCTCACCCCTTTTTAGAAGGGTTATCTAACTATTCGTGCTCTTTTTCGCACCTCCCAGCCCTTAGCGATTGTCTCAAAAACTATGTGTTGGTGGCTAACCCTTCCGCAGTAAAAAAGGACCATGGGTGCGCTGTAAGGCACTCGGACAGTAAAATGATTTGATTGTCATGTCCAACATAAATGCCTATTTATGGGTGGGTGTCACATAGCATCACTCCTTGTCTCTCAGAGCGACCACCAATGCACACTACTACGTGCGACACAATGGCACGTCGTTCCCTACAAATCAACATCTCTTCAAGAGCATGTTGTTTTGATCAAATTGTTGCAATTAAATTGTTCTTTATAAAAACCCTAAGCAGCCGACATCCTCAGTACTTCGTACTtcatcttctccaatttattttccGTCGAACCTTCTCTCTCAATCTTTTCTTCTCTCATGCCTTACATGATCCAATAAGTCATTCATTCTCTACTTCTCTCATACTTTCCACTTTCTTATGGCCAAAGAATCTCTTGCCCCTGGTATACTTTCACCAAGTCTAGTTTTGATGACTCTGATTAAGATTTCTTATACTCTAGGTATGCCATTCCTAATAATTATCATATCACTCTTCCTTCTCCAAACAATCATCCTCATCACCCTCCTCTTAACCACATCAATTTCTTTTCTGACCAGCTAGCAGTCAGCCTTTAGTCCTTCCCTTTTTGTCAGTCATAAGTCAATATTtccatacactacaacaaaaaccctcatagacatcggttttccaccggtgtctattacattttcgaccgatgtctatgaaggcgatataaaaagtctgccattttagacatcggtttaaaactggtgtagtatcacttaatgacaccggtgttcgaatcggttattaaccggtgtagtatcacttaacaacaccATTTCATTAAcgatgtaaaaccgatgtaatattatatgttaataacaccagttttgacagtggtatacgaccgatgtaattttagttaataacaccagttttgcagtggtggaaaaccgatgtaatatcagtattttttaacagtacaaatttgatttccaaaacagtaacaaaaaaatacacaaatatttacaaattacacaaatattcttcattcaacggtatctataaaatacacaaatattcacaaattacataaatattcttcttacaacaatatccataaaatacacaaactaattgttggtgcaatatccctcaggtcaaggttgacctgggtaaccaagctgagtcttggtttgggtttagatgtttgacaataagatatttattgaagaagagtcaagtaggtcaaggttgactggatacttgactgggaagtcctaactgggatgttaggcaaaatgaaagacctagtgagtgaagctaggcagtatgaaagtcctggtgagtgaagccaggtagaagaaaagtcctggtgagtgaagccaggcagaaggaagtcctagtgagtgaagctaggcagatggaaatcctggtgagtgaagccaggtgaaagtcctagtgagtgaagctaggcagatggaaatcctggtgagtgaagccaggtgaaagtcctagtgagtgaagctaggcagatggaaaaccctagtgagtgaagctaggtgaaagccctggtgagtgaagccaggcaagggaaaatccagatggatcaaggatgatcggacatctggtgctgggaagtccaagtaggtcaaggatgatcggacatctggtgctgggaagtccaagtaggtcaaaggattgactggatacttggcatgaaagaaaagtctaagtaggtcaaagggattgaccggatacttggcacagagaaaagtccaagtgggtcaaagggattgaccggacacttggtaagggagtcctagcaggtcaagggagtgactagatgctaggcatgacataccaacaggtcaaggttgaccggatgttggtttgggaggtttgggacttggttttggacaaaaatcaagtgctggatcgatcagtggatcgatccggctcgaatcgatcgatggatcgatccaggacccccgagagcctccggatcgatccgtggatcgatcgaggtcaatcgatcgatggatcgattgggggcctcgcgcgataagcgccggatcgatccgtggatcgatcgatccgttcagaggcgctccggatcgatccgtggatcgatccaaagcctcccgatcgattgggaaacattgaatcgatcgggatccgaccgctgacatcgtttatagctgcggTCGATGCCTGTGGTAtcgcttcaccgattcactccagctctctcgccaactcctccactcaccgccagttcttgaaggatcttggaagctctccaagtcaagaggcggatcaaagccaagaagagaagctagggttagggttttgtactcattgtaagcttgtaagcttgtatttcttgtatcctttccctctcttcttgtattgagtcttgtagggcttctccgcctttggtagttaccataaaggagagttttatttagtggagggtgtgtgtgttggtgtggatccttggattagtcacctcttgtgaggtggataccaagtaaaccaaccgtgttagcgttgttgtatttgtttctgtattttccgctgcatattcttgaagaaacaagcaacgccgagcaacgagcgaacgcgacgagctattcacccccccccctctagctacttttggtcctaacactaataaattagttactttggttttgcaaagtaactaatattcttcttacaacagtatttaCAACTAATAAATTAGTTGCTGCTTGAATTCTTGTAATTCTATATCCTGTTCAATTAATCTTTCTTCTACCATTTTCTTCTGAAGCAAGGCATTATCCAATTGTTTCTGTAAATCCAGAGCTCGAGCTTCTGCTTTTTCCCATCCTAACAAGTAGATCATGCATGGTTTGTTCTTAAAACAACATAGTTTCTGTGTTGGGAAgaaaatgaaaggaaaaaaaatctaacCTGAAATTGCTTCCTCAGCTACTTTTGCTTGCTTTGCCAAAAGATCATCTTTAGCATTGGACTCGCTGCGGAAAGAAGATAGTTGTTCGTTCAAGTTTTCTACAGATTTCTCCAACTCCAGGGTCTTCCCTTTCTGAGAGAAATCATAGGCATTTACAAATTAATTCCCAACATAAGAAGAGACATATGCTCAGTCTAGAAGAGCTGAAAATTTGTTTGGTACTGATGAGTTGTTGCCTTCTTTATTTATAATCCaaaaattaacaataaaaaaCTAGTAATAAACAATCAAAATCAGTAATAGAAGATATCGATCTTTGAGTCCGAGAATTGTTTATACTGAAACATTAGTTGTGAAAAAATCAGTAATAAACCATCAAAAAGATTATTTGATTACTGCTAACCTCAATGTTCTTCCCTGTGGACTTCCTATTCCATATCCACGTCTTGCTCTCCATGATTCCCACAAATTGCTGAAACATAGAAAGAGCTTGAATTAAGAGGCCAGTGAAAAAAATGTCTTGTTTAAATTAAGAATGAAATTGAGAAATCCTTTGACTCTTCAACAGTAATATGTCAAATAACTTATACACCACTTGATGCACCAAGTACCACAATTCACGTCACATCTAATTTATTGCGAAGTTCAACTCTTCAGATATTTACAAATATTAGCTCCAACACACGTTGAATTTTACACGTTGGTTTTGTAAATATTCTTCTTGCAAcagtattcttcttacaacagtattcaTAATATTCATCTATCTATCAtttcaacctaataaattagttactttggttttgcaaagtctcccaattatgtaggaacctcagtagcttttatcccaagttcagagaagaagaataataatgaggaaaatcaatttctgTATTTACAACACTATTTTAATGTTAAATGATGTTAACATGTTTGTTTAACATTGTTGTCTCCTTGTTTAGGAGCATTCTTCATAGCCCGcatgaatttttaaacaaaaatcatgtctagtactgtttttcatttttcttattgatGGAATTGAACCCAAATCCATCGCTAAGAATTAATTTATCTCTAGAGcacaaaaaattatgaattttcattacctcaatcaaagcattagtttgctttttgttctagcatctaaagcaaaagaaagtacataaaggatagaggataaggaataaccatgacaagaaaccaggaaaatatataataacagtagtccttcaaagacaatgaaataaagtaactaacttaaatctgaaggtgatgcgtaagttcaaaaatcttaataaaatactTTGAGTGAGGCCATATTGATAACAGGTAGTCAAAGATTGTAAACCTCAAATTTCATTCCCATGCTTTGATGAATCAAGGTAtagctgttggatcgaaaagaatttagatatctccacaattgcatgatattttccactttgggcctaagccctcatggttttgctcttgaggAAAATTTACGTACTACATGATATCTCCacaattttaaagattttaaaatttacgtactactaaacaaaaatatcatgaggaagaatctatagaagtacctggacaacatggaaaaattcattaagaagtaccttaaggcatttctaaaaaaacacataaagctTATAAATTATCAGAACGTTTGTTCAAGTTTGCAGACACACTAGCCTCATTAAATTTGCAAATGCACAACATTGTACATACAGTGAGAAAGGATATGCAAATTCTATGGGTACTTGATTAAAGTGTTAGTCCTTCATTggcaataatagataaaagctcATACACTGATAACCGAAGCTAACAAAATTAAAGATTTtagtaaaaattagaaaaattaacaTATACATTGACTGGGAGAGTGAGGCCACCCAAGATGCCAGCAAGACTAGACAGGAAAGGAAGTGTTACTCCAATGAAGAACGAGATGAAGCCATAAAATACTCGGAAGCCAGATCGAACCCAAATCGAGCAGGGTCGATTTGTTCGGCTTGTATAACCTGCTTCAAAGCTGTCAAAAATAGGCATGGAGTATATCTGAAAACTGCTGAGGCAGTTAAACACAACCAAGATGAATGTTGTTGCTAGAAGCCCTCTTGGGAGATCATGGCTGTGATATATATAAAGGGCATTTAGTATTCCTCCTTGAGGCATCTGGAAAACATATAAAGGTGTAAGAGGaaaatcataattcaaaaaatcttttaacaaGATGCAATATTCATTATCGACTGGCATACTTACTAGGTTACCATAACCCCAGAAGCCTCCAATGGCAATAGGGAATAAACACATTGCTATTAGAAGATAGGCGACCTTGGCTCCCCTCCACATTGGAACATGTGCAGGGTGTTTGAAAATTGATGTCATTGTTGCCTGGAAACCAAGATATAACAATTTCTATACGGCAGTAAAGAGGGTAAAGAATCTGTACCTTTCAATCCCACCACACTTTTACTAAAAAACTAGAAGCAATGTGACTGAAGCAACAAGATCTCCATCTGTTCAAATGATTACTTGAGATCAGGAACTAAACACTTGGATTTATAAAGCAAGATTGTGTCCCCTGAATGCAAATGCTATTATTCCAAAAGCATTCAAGATCAAAAAAGCAGCGGAACAAAAGGAAGATGAGGGCAGTGGCTGATAGGAGATGGAAGGGGGTCTTTCTTGGCTAACAGACAGTACCAGGAAAACAAACTCTAGAGGGTGGAATTAGGCAtcgaaaactaaattaaaaaaaaaaacctagagggaggaaattaaattacaaaaaccTGGAGGCGGTGGAGAAGTCGAAGAGCTTGCCGCGGCTGGAGAAGATGATGAGGGAGAGTTCGACGTCGCAGAGAACAGAGAGCTCGTAGGCCTTCTTCAGCGGCCCGGCCTTCCTCATGAAGAAGGTCACCTGCCTATTGATCTTGTCCTCTATTCTCCTCACCTCAACCCTCCCCCGCCCCATCCTCAACCTTTAGCAATCAGACAATTAAGAAGAATGAAAAGAGGAAACGAGAGGTTTTGAAGATGACCGTGTACCCAGCGAGCGAAGAGgccgagaaggagaaaatgaagcaCGGAGAGCCCTTTATGCCTGCAATTTTAGGGTTTTAGCAGGCAGACATACTTCGTTATTCTCGTACTACACTCGATCTCTCTGCTTCAGAAGAAGGAGACCCCTTTACACAAGATTAGAGATCTCGATGttgttctctcttccttcggattccctcacgttgccgaccaaccgtgccatgtgttaggaccaaaatgtagctagagggggggggggggggggggaatagctcgtcgcgtgttcGTGGTcggcattgcttgtttcttcaaagatgtgcagcggaaatatacaagaaacaatacacacaacgctaacaagtagatttacttggtatccacctccaaaggaggtgactaatccaaggattcacacactcacacagcctccactaataaaacactcctttatggtaactaccaaaggcggagaagccctacaatctcacactacaagaagaaagggaaatgatacaccaatacaagcaaaagcttacaatgagtatagaaaaccctaaccctagctctcttcctcttgctgtggatccgcctcttgacttggaataacctccaagagcttcaagaactggcgatgagaaccctgtggagaagctctgtgatcCCTGGTGAAGATCGGGAGTCAACAGTGCAAGCtctgctgaaggaaacgctcgcctgcagctaaatacgatgccaacggtcggatttcgatcgattggattgctcccaatcgatcggggaggctttggatcgatcaaccgatcgatccagagcacctctgtgctttctggaatagcctggatcgatcggctgatcgatccagggcttatcgcgcacaaacagcagctcccaatcgatccactgatccattgggacctctggatcgatccatggatcgatccaaagggattttgttcgcggggactcacccgatcgattgggcatgatctaatcgatcggctgatcaatccagatctactggatcgatcggctaatcgatccagatctgctggatcgctCAGCtcatcgatccagatc encodes the following:
- the LOC122040357 gene encoding filament-like plant protein 1 → MFQQFVGIMESKTWIWNRKSTGKNIEKGKTLELEKSVENLNEQLSSFRSESNAKDDLLAKQAKVAEEAISGWEKAEARALDLQKQLDNALLQKKMVEERLIEQDIELQEFKQQLIY